The Lycium barbarum isolate Lr01 chromosome 4, ASM1917538v2, whole genome shotgun sequence nucleotide sequence AAATGTTCTATTTCGGGAGTGCTCTTTAATTTTtagccctcaaattgctggtttttaattttgtCCTTCAGCACTCTAAATGGCTGAAATGCCCCAGAGATTCAGGGTTCTAACCCCGGTagagtattaaaaaaaataaatcacAAGACAGAATTTCGTAGCAAATTATGCCTATTCGGGCAGAAGTTACGCCTTAAACGCCTAATCTATAGAAACCCAAcagagtaaaaaaaataaaaaaatagtaagGCAAGGTTTCATAGCAAACTATGCATATCTGGgttaaagttatgccttaaggcatacttctgtagaaattaagttatcatACAGAATTATGTCTTGAGGCATAGTTTCTATATACAAGTTATGCCTTAAGTCATAATTTTATCCCTTGTCCGGCATAGTTCTGTAGGATTCTACAGAAGTTAGGCCTTATAACTTTTGTCCAAATATGCATAATTTGctacaaaattctgccttgcgatttttttgtttttgcctctgttggggttcgaacccgaatcTCTAGTGACCAGGGAATAAGTGTACTTTGGCCCAcaaatttcattaaatgagaagtacgtaaaaaattaaagaccactgatttgaggggcaaaaattaaagaccagtccatatgaagggcaatccgcgcaattTTTTTATTCTGATAAAAGACAAAATATTGTCATGCGCCCTCATAAGCTAATTTCGCTTCTACTTAGTCTGGTCGAAAATATTTAACTGAGTACTCCATAACCCAAAACCCTTCCTCCATCATATCAtcttagtatatttatataccataacAGTATCATGGAGGATTGAgagagtgtctcattgaaggaccgAAACAACCCTCCTTGATAAAATCTCTGTATATGGTATATATCATAATGGTATCATGGAGAACTAAGGAGCGTCTCATTGAAGGACTAAAGCAGTCCTCCGTGATACCATCATACCGGCCATCTCAGTATATGTATATTAGATGAGGTATCATAGAGGTTTTTTTTAGGAAAGTGTGctttttgaataaatgaacatgatcctCTATAATATCATGTCAGTATATTATATATACCACATGTGTTTCATAGAGGGATTATGAGTGTTTTTGAAGAAATGAAAGAAGTCTTCTATGAAATCATCATGGTATGTAAGAGATAGGACGATACCATGTCAGTATCATAGTTTTGGGGGCATCTGGACACTACCTaaaaatctctattttcccaCTGAAAAATTTTTAGTGACTATTTTCCACTGAATGTCGATGGGAAAAActtaaatagtagtgttttcacacaCGAAAAATTTATGAAGTTTCCCAGCATTTCAATGGGAacctgtttcccaccatgtgTTTTCCTAATAAGCTGGTTTGGTGGGAATGAGGTGAGAATATCAtgttttataacacaaatttctCATTGAATGTCGATGGGAAAAACCTCTATTTTTATAGTAGGATAAATAGTTTGTGGCACGAAATGAAAGTAACGGGGCATTTTTGAGTAATatactactaaaaaaacagtacTTCCGGACCTCAAAAAAATGGcaatttccgacctcatgaggtcggttttgggcAAAAACCGACCTCAAAACCGACCTCAAAATCAGGTCAGAAAATAGAGGGTCggaaatattaccgacctcatgaggtcggtaatgttTTTTTAGTcgggtattaattaaataaaataccgacctcattaggtcggtaatttgcaatttttgggattttttttcttcagaaaaccgacctcatgaggtcggtaatttgcaatttctatagataattttgcagaaaaccgacctcatgaggtcggtaatttgctgTTTCTAGGAATATTTTGCATAaaatcgacctcatgaggtcggtaatttgcaatttctgggaatattatgcataaaaccgacctcatgaggtcggtaatttgcaatttcttgaaaatttttgcagaaaaccgacctcatgaggtcggtattctgcgAAAAAAATGGTAGGATCCAGCGGCTATTCCAGGTGCCCCTCTgtcaagatgaaaataattttatattcgactaaaaccagctcaaatagctgccaacaattcACCAAACTACTAAAAAACACAAaacattaagctacttcaacaaaCACATATATCACAACCAACAATACGtcaaattcaattcgaaactacttcaaagttgaatcaaAACGTCATTCAAACGTTCCGAAGAgacattaagctacttcaacatTCGCAAACATCTACACAACATTAAACCACTTCAACCTttgcaaacatccacaaaacattaaactagtagatctacactaagttagtctacaacattagactaAGATGCTTCACAGTGTCAAATTAGTTCACAAACCCTGCCCTCTCAGCCGCAGTATCGAACATATCACAAGGGCTGGAGACTTATCCTATCCTACTTCAGTTACATTCACCATGTTCATGTGTCATCTGTTAGGGATAATTTATTTTTCGGACCACAACATTAAGTACAATAACAAAAAGAAATCTGGAGGGTAGGCTCCTCCATTAACAATACTTTTGTAATAAGACTTAAATCTGGAGGGTAGGCTCCTCCATTAGCAAATCTAGCAGCTGCTTCATTTGGATATGGCTGAGGAAAGCAATCACTCAGTTTACCAGGACGAGTAAACATTTCACCCTCATCATTAGGCCCATCCTCCACCTCAATCTCAGCTGCCATAGCCTTTACTTCCTCCTCTGTATATGCCACCCCGACCAAGTCACGATATGACACAAGTGACATTGAATGACAAGATGCACATACTTGTTGATAAACCTGGTGACCACGACGAATCCTGTTTGCCAAAAGAGCACCCAGAATGATTCAACTAAAATAAGATTATACAGCTAGTTGGATTCTGTACGCAGGGCTCGACCACTTTATTTTTATCCCAGCAGCATAAATTTAAGCAATGCGAatatccttttttttcttttgatatggTAATGTAAAAATTAAAATGCGAAATATCTTATCAATTCAAAGAAGCAAAACATCCTGATGTTCTATGTATTGGCATCTTGGAATTAAAGAGACAAGTACATTTGTAAAGCAAATGACAAGCAGCACTTTTCGTAGTTGGTGCTTGGGAATGAAATGATGCCGCATCCAAATCTATTGCCATTTTTTTTCATATCATAGATGAAGCTTCTATTTTTTAGGCCAAACATGAGAATGGAACAACATTTTTACTTTCTTTCTGGGTGGAACAATACTTCATTTAGAAAGGTCATTCCATGCTATGCCAGATAAATGCAAACAGAATGTAGTGTTCTTCAAGTGACCGAGCAATATAATTATAGAAATGCACCTGGCAAAATCCCTCTATCACAAAATCTGCAGATACCCTCGTTATCCATTTCTTTAGAGGGATGGAAGCATACACTTCACAGAACATTCTTTCTCAGAAAGACACACAAAAGCCAGATGTCTTTATCCTTTCTTCCGAAGGGACAAGGAAAGCGGGGGGAGAGGGCGATTGAAAGCAGAGAACAAAAAAGACAACAGGGAGTAGATTCAGGAGAAACTCACGAAGCGTGATCAGATGAACTAAGAATGCCTTCGTGAGGCCAAGGATAGATTGGACACTCCAATCCATGTTCAGCCTCATCAGCAGATGCTACTGTCGCAAAACCTACGAGTCCAGATACACCCGCTCCAATGAGTGCCAATGTTCTGAAGGACTTCATGCCAAAAGATCCAAATTCTTCTTGAGCTTTCTTGGAAACAATGGATGATAGAATTGGAGAGGCCTGCAAGTTCATTTAGTTTTAATGAAAGATTTTTTACAACTTGAAATTGATAGGACCCAAGTCTTCCAACTAAATCAGTAACAATCACAAATTTCCCCACATCAGATATGAGCTCTAACACATCCAGCTTTGATTTTTCAGGCTACTTATTGGTTTATTGTGGCAATAAGGAT carries:
- the LOC132635308 gene encoding cytochrome c1-2, heme protein, mitochondrial-like isoform X2 — protein: MKSFRTLALIGAGVSGLVGFATVASADEAEHGLECPIYPWPHEGILSSSDHASIRRGHQVYQQVCASCHSMSLVSYRDLVGVAYTEEEVKAMAAEIEVEDGPNDEGEMFTRPGKLSDCFPQPYPNEAAARFANGGAYPPDLSLITKVLLMEEPTLQISFCYCT
- the LOC132635308 gene encoding cytochrome c1 2, heme protein, mitochondrial-like isoform X1, with amino-acid sequence MKNTDALKCIGLCPASPILSSIVSKKAQEEFGSFGMKSFRTLALIGAGVSGLVGFATVASADEAEHGLECPIYPWPHEGILSSSDHASIRRGHQVYQQVCASCHSMSLVSYRDLVGVAYTEEEVKAMAAEIEVEDGPNDEGEMFTRPGKLSDCFPQPYPNEAAARFANGGAYPPDLSLITKVLLMEEPTLQISFCYCT